From a region of the Leishmania donovani BPK282A1 complete genome, chromosome 24 genome:
- a CDS encoding actin-interacting protein-like protein, whose amino-acid sequence MYRELHQRKFKSVNEELDFLRKDFVASRKTLALLHEDKVRLERELMARVVEMNELQGKLEDAQREAEQQTPSPCWRVCSSGGRGQICSGSGCEKQDLDDFGRCEACGASRTWADAGDTAQVRVDTAAEGGEGDGQRPCGGAEKKNTSAAKAPSPVSTLRAGLSLYAASGQRRRGAAAASGTSARGPDGADLQQLIRDLRANLARRDTALNEAQMELGSLQHIRQTLEVELRRLQGSLSDVKAQRDALQARLTAQEELHTAKVAQVSGLEEQVQQLTKEKDAVQSRLTTAQLLYEHTGPMSDGGSPASPTGVGGGRVHAHEEALREQLQLYRSKWQAAEDQMEHLHERISQLQRQLVAGGADDGATVRPLKPVASELCEADEAVVQKAKYIADMAALRRQHQEQVQLHIEEEQRLQRRLERAQENAAFHEDQLRQQRQEDARQHHSEVQALQAQLRTAQGELVKAQEDREHLARQLRRSTEQQTTVEVLRSQVDQLKQRLGEVGAELAQVRGREKELSLQTQRERLERAKVEHDLEAAQEMLEREKTEAQYLREELIITREQLGMHEAVDASITGTGPARSTLSATCAPSATDAEGDAATLSSELKGYVGLMRVNAALQRRIEELEAQAPTRHGSDIGRCGSKTSDERGTQQAQPTDSAREGSALPKASPDDASPPSALEQQQAAHLQAELTSALQSQRALMASIAEAEKERHQLIKDNQTLADGVELLEKQLRKYQAKLACRAIAVDTRVTRAEAPPSAPSADVKPRTHADVVEAEESQRRCCRCDCAQQWDSRVRSRLQTARARDHDVHVRQSADGTLRQPQLPQANESEAAKPSLRPVRSGCRGCSGRPAASARTKRSALAASFDSARGIAVTGAADRSGFARCHSPSCAVGRVAELGPVPLSWLQSPFPSSPSAPSSPSLSPSQPSPRETHGKDTGPPAATQITHDSAERHQGRIFPPTPHHRRRVHGSILPPVYYPPLVARSRD is encoded by the coding sequence ATGTACCGGGAACTGCATCAGAGAAAGTTCAAGTCCGTCAATGAAGAGCTTGACTTCTTGCGAAAAGACTTCGTGGCCTCTCGCAAAACGCTTGCCCTGCTTCACGAGGACAAAGTCCGCCTCGAGCGGGAGCTCATGGCGCGGGTTGTCGAGATGAACGAACTGCAGGGGAAGCTGGAAGACGCGCAGagggaagccgagcagcaaACACCGAGCCCGTGCTGGCGggtctgcagcagcgggggcCGTGGTCAGAtatgcagcggcagcggttgTGAGAAACAGGACCTCGATGACTTCGGACGATGCGAGGCGTGCGGAGCGTCACGCACATGGGCCGACGCGGGCGAcacggcgcaggtgcgtgtgGACACCGCAGCCGAAggtggcgaaggagatgGGCAGCGGCCGTGCGGAGGCGCGGAGAAGAAGAATACATCAGCAGCGAAGGCGCCTTCACCTGTGTCCACGCTGCGCGCcggtctctctctttacGCGGCGAGCGGAcagcggagaagaggcgcagccgccgccagcggcacgTCAGCGCGAGGCCCCGACGGCGCCGATCTTCAGCAGCTCATTCGCGATCTTCGTGCCAACCTGGCGCGCCGTGACACCGCTCTGAACGAGGCACAGATGGAGCTTGGCTCTCTGCAGCACATCCGCCAAACGCTTGAGGTGGAGCTCCGTCGACTACAGGGCAGCCTTTCGGACGTAAAAGCACAGCGagatgcgctgcaggcgcgaCTGAcagcgcaggaggagctgcacacCGCAAAGGTCGCGCAAGTTAGCGGCCTCGAAGAacaggtgcagcagctgacgaaagaaaaggacGCTGTGCAGAGTCGACTGACAACGGCCCAGCTGCTATACGAGCACACCGGGCCCATGAGTGACGGCGGATCGCCTGCATCCCCCACTGGAGTTGGTGGCGgccgtgtgcacgcgcacgaggaggcgctgcgagagcagctgcagctgtaCCGGTCGAAGTGGCAGGCCGCAGAAGACCAGATGGAGCACCTGCACGAGCGAATCTcccagctgcagcgtcagctcgtcgctggcggtgcagaCGACGGGGCTACGGTGAGGCCTCTGAAGCCGGTGGCGAGCGAGCTGTGTGAGGCCGACGAGGCTGTTGTCCAGAAAGCAAAGTACATTGCCGATATGGCGGCGcttcgccggcagcaccaggAGCAGGTACAGCTGCACATcgaagaggagcagcgactgcagcggcgacttGAGCGAGCGCAGGAGAACGCTGCCTTCCATGAGGACCAACTGCGTCAACAGCGACAGGAGGATGCGCGCCAGCATCACAGTGAGGTACAGGCGCTACAGGCACAGCTCCGCACGGCGCAAGGCGAACTTGTGAAAGCCCAAGAGGACCGCGAGCAtctcgcgcggcagctgcgtcgtTCCACTGAGCAGCAAACCACTGTTGAAGTACTGCGCAGCCAAGTCGATCAGCTGAAGCAGCGACTCGGTGAAGTGGGGGCAgagctggcgcaggtgcgcgggagagagaaggagctgtCCTTGCAGACCCAGCGCGAGCGTCTAGAGCGCGCCAAGGTCGAGCACGACCTGGAGGCAGCGCAAGAGATGCTGGAGCGTGAGAAGACGGAGGCCCAGTACCTGCGCGAGGAACTGATAATAACTCGCGAGCAGCTCGGCATGCACGAGGCCGTGGATGCGTCAATAACAGGCACGGGGCCAGCACGCTCGACCCTCTCCGCCACATGCGCAcccagcgccaccgacgcagagggcgacgcggcgacgctcTCCTCGGAGCTGAAGGGCTACGTTGGCCTCATGCGCGTGAACGCGGccttgcagcggcgcatcgaGGAGCTGGAAGCGCAAGCGCCGACTCGCCATGGAAGCGACATAGGCAGATGTGGCAGCAAAACCAGCGACGAAAGGGGCACGCAGCAGGCACAGCCGACGGATTCGGCGCGTGAGGGATCCGCATTGCCGAAGGCGTCACCCGACGACGCCTCCCCGCCCTCGGcactggagcagcagcaagcggcGCACCTTCAGGCAGAGCTTACTTCGGCCCTGCAGAGTCAGCGAGCCCTCATGGCAAGCATCGCAGAGGCGGAAAAAGAGCGACATCAGCTCATCAAAGACAACCAGACGCTCGCTGACGGCGTCGAACTGCtcgagaagcagctgcgcaagtaTCAAGCAAAGTTGGCGTGCAGGGCGATCGCGGTCGACACCAGGGTCACCCGTGCTGAGGCGCCACCGTCCGCTCCCTCGGCAGATGTGaagccgcgcacacacgccgatGTGGTCGAGGCGGAAGAGtcgcagaggcgctgctgccgatgcgaCTGCGCACAACAGTGGGACAGCCGCGTGCGCAGTCGCCTGCAGACGGCCCGCGCTCGAGATCACGATGTACACGTACGGCAAAGCGCGGACGGGACGCTGCGACaaccgcagctgccgcaagCGAATGAGAGCGAGGCAGCAAAGCCGAGCCTGCGCccggtgcgcagcggctgtcGAGGCTGCTCCGGCCGCCCTGCTGCGTCCGCGCGCACCAAACGCTCAGCATTAGCTGCGTCCTTTGACTCCGCTCGTGGTATCGCCGTGACCGGGGCGGCGGATCGCAGTGGTTTTGCGCGCTGCCACTCCCCATCGTGCGCGGTGGGGAGGGTCGCCGAGCTTGGCCCAGTGCCCCTGTCGTGGCTTCAGTCTCCATTTCCCTCATCTCCTTcggcgccgtcttctccttccctctcgcctTCGCAGCCATCACCGCGTGAGACTCACGGCAAGGACACCGGGCCCCCGGCTGCGACGCAAATCACCCACGACAGTGCGGAAAGGCATCAGGGGCGAATCTTTCCTCCAAcgcctcaccaccgccggcgcgtGCACGGAAGCATCTTACCGCCGGTCTACTACCCCCCTCTCGTGGCACGCAGCCGTGACTAA
- a CDS encoding mitochondrial DNA-directed RNA polymerase, putative, with protein MRRSAVLRKALPPLRLSTSGRVDEEAQPATQPFAASWHTCTRNGIPVRCFREVDLGTRLTSPLSSAVTGAMALLCGNIATASRPSGTLTCAMRYYTAPSAEESVCDVDAKTDTLTDAGSAEARAERPVGTKTSSKRTTVTSSQASITRPPIPAPLTSSSSSPSAPPLRDTQQTERLKATPQPSAHETKVAGGEGGSDVVVGRTDADVYEGGSRLVKGEAGNAAAAAGADDEDDDSITFSEAASVADLFEIDEVKLSAAGADSARATEGAHQHAGDHSGVSGATGRRGTLSAFALPADHSRSGSGSTAAGIEDTLLSDPFHVPSVDDDAFARDGDLPASAVASYSAVSSPQNLNENVLSAVDVLCDDLFHCKTSVLRSFARTRSISAHKKVEVVLRLLEKAHHDAHGESNDLSVTRRLLGDVFDENVRTSGLRMAWTNKSLEAAHIEEACESHLSFDLLANSTKALMVRRHAGEISRVLRKLTRVFQQEQEQISLAAVGGVFRNYRAASDELVRELPVCELLSPFAGYLVSYVRYGAAKETLTRADVNERLVQLGVVQPTVQEADDSALLHRLMGLLDPAVQQVERRAECFRHAEQPRVVGMENSDVIASTIRAFSEVSHTKWNTQAAPDWVHDLARLFCNWEAILRTDLPRFEEVPRHFFDCILSGVVCLYIAQRVYGNSVGATVVPLYQRLAVKKSLRLHFNNDDNTESALRDIMSYVQAGVTEVRGGVRGEFFAGVLSQMQGAFQDAQEERSALHDERVAVILNAVCDMGTNCTRSAGLFNLLVKITEDLAFHFRFQRIYKRLSAPDRATIRTNGSIRMSQTLEYFEKELHVTPISTKAVGFLVVQLLYLSFRGDGSKRPVLERFASVTGATELDIVGLTEMAATSVRDLHVAFPPQLSYNSWLNESDTREKSVYGVLPSVAVKGSANQAMIVSQAPMLKALDAISRVPWRINKYMLHVQEAIVREGFGFGKIRPGFYPLHYYYMSDGEVRYPSDRRRSALLNDNDDDDGDDLAAGDVFNLLQRRQCILQQKQDWKELSELRSSRIHYLLGLRQARSIVQFSHIYFPNSMDFRGRMYPLPGRLNHTGSDPFRGLLEYAEPKPLGAVGLYWLKVHLANKMGMSKLSFDERVHYVDEHMEDVVQSAESPLVGDRWWQEASEPIQCLMACKEVADAMKCSQGPEKFLSRLPVAVDGSYNGLQHYSAIGRDAFGAKLVNLVPSERPADAYTGILKEMLKSICIDAGRDHQVAQRCLGTGRGQDKDHIKRKTIKRPIMTQVYGVTSYGMSEQIFDELVKQNKSHGLWTHTDMKEMAAYLRDKVLESLGITFRETQNCRKWISEVTTLLWKVQPAELRNALCWTTPLGLVVRQPYKVRNECSLFTPHGYSRVPGDSVAPASRKQLTAIAPNLIHSLDATHLAMTALEMQHQGLSMMAVHDSYWTYACDMPKLSQVLREQFVNLYSKYDPLWELKEQWEETYFMDLRRHGVKLPDPPKRGDLDLNVVLNSPYFFS; from the coding sequence atgcgccgcagcgcggtaCTTAGAAAGGCGCTtccgcctctccgcctctcgaCAAGCGGGAGagtggacgaggaggcgcagccaGCCACCCAGCCTTTCGCGGCGTCTTGGCATACGTGCACCAGGAATGGCATTCCAGTTCGCTGCTTCCGCGAGGTGGACTTGGGCACCAGACTCACCTCCCCACTCTCATCCGCCGTGACAGGGGCGATGGCGTTACTGTGCGGCAACATCGCTACCGCCAGCCGCCCTTCCGGAACGCTGACGTGTGCCATGCGGTATTACACGGCGCCCTCGGCTGAGGAGTCTGTCTGCGATGTTGACGCAAAGACGGACACTCTCACCGACGCTGGCTCAGCTGAAGCGCGCGCTGAGCGTCCGGTAGGAACGAAGACGTCCTCGAAGAGGACCACGGTTACATCGAGCCAAGCATCCATAACGAGGCCACCGATCCCGGCGCCACtcacctccagcagcagtagcccctctgctccgccgctgcgagACACTCAGCAGACTGAACGCCTAAAGGCTACCCCCCAGCCTTCTGCGCACGAAACCAAGGTGGCAGGTGGAGAGGGCGGCAGTGATGTGGTCGTCGGCAGAACCGATGCAGATGTGTACGAAGGAGGAAGTCGCCTCGTGAAGGGCGAGGCAGGaaacgccgccgcagcggcaggcgcggatgacgaggatgacgacaGTATCACCTTCTCTGAGGCGGCCTCGGTCGCGGATCTCTTTGAGATAGATGAGGTGAAGCTGAGTGCAGCGGGGGCGGATTCCGCAAGAGCTACCGAAggcgcgcaccagcacgcTGGCGACCATTCCGGTGTGTCTGGTGCCACGGGCCGCAGAGGTACTCTATCCGCCTTTGCACTGCCCGCCGACCACAGCCGAAGCGGCAGTGGAAGCACTGCCGCCGGAATCGAGGACACGCTCTTGAGCGATCCGTTTCACGTGCCGAGcgtggacgacgacgcgtTCGCACGGGACGGGGACCTGCCGGCCTCAGCGGTGGCGAGCTACAGTGCCGTCTCGAGCCCGCAAAACCTCAACGAGAACGTGCTCTCCGCCGTTGACGTGCTGTGCGACGATTTGTTTCACTGCAAAACGTCTGTCCTGCGCTCCTTCGCCCGCACGCGCTCCATTTCCGCTCATAAAAAGGtagaggtggtgctgcgcctcctcgagaAGGCCCACCACGATGCCCATGGCGAGAGCAACGACCTCAGCGTCACGCGTCGCCTGCTAGGCGACGTCTTCGATGAAAACGTTCGCACAAGCGGGCTCCGCATGGCGTGGACGAACAAgtcgctggaggcggcgcacatcGAAGAGGCGTGCGAGTCCCACCTTAGTTTTGACTTGCTCGCGAACTCGACGAAGGCGCTCAtggtgcggcggcacgcggGCGAAATCtcgcgtgtgctgcgcaagCTCACCCGAGTGTTTCAGCAAGAGCAAGAGCAGATCTCCCTCGCCGCAGTGGGTGGCGTGTTCCGCAATtaccgcgccgcctccgacgAGCTGGTGCGGGAGCTGCCGGTGTGCGAGCTGCTCAGCCCCTTTGCGGGCTACCTGGTCAGCTATGTACGCTACGGCGCCGCGAAGGAGACGCTGACGCGGGCTGATGTGAACGAGCGCCTTGTCCAGCTGGGTGTGGTTCAACCCACTGTCCAGGAGGCAGACGACAGcgccctgctgcaccgcctcatGGGCCTCCTCGACCCCGCTGTGCAGCAGGTCGAGCGGCGGGCAGAGTGCTTTCGCCACGCGGAGCAGCCCCGAGTGGTCGGGATGGAGAACAGCGACGTTATCGCGAGCACCATCCGCGCCTTCAGCGAAGTGTCCCACACTAAGTGGAACACGCAGGCAGCACCGGACTGGGTGCACGACCTCGCGCGACTCTTCTGCAACTGGGAAGCGATCCTCCGCACCGACCTGCCACGGTTCGAGGAGGTGCCGCGGCACTTCTTTGACTGCATCCTCTCTGGCGTGGTCTGCCTCTACATTGCCCAGCGCGTGTATGGCAACTCGGTGGGAGCGACTGTCGTGCCGCTGTACCAGCGACTGGCCGTAAAGAAGTCACTGCGGCTGCACTTCAACAACGACGATAACACGGAGAGCGCGTTGCGCGACATCATGTCCTACGTGCAGGCCGGCGTGACGgaggtgcgcggcggcgtgcgaggCGAGTTTTTCGCCGGTGTTCTCTCGCAAATGCAAGGCGCCTTCCAGGATGCGCAGGAGGAGCGGTCGGCCCTGCATGATgagcgcgtcgccgtcatctTGAACGCCGTCTGCGATATGGGGACGAACTGCACTCGCTCCGCCGGTCTCTTCAACCTCCTCGTGAAGATCACCGAGGACCTCGCTTTCCACTTCCGCTTCCAGCGCATTTACAAACGGCTGAGCGCGCCCGACCGCGCCACCATCCGCACGAACGGGAGCATTCGCATGTCGCAGACGCTGGAGTACTTCGAGAAGGAGTTGCACGTGACGCCCATCTCCACGAAGGCGGTCGGCTTCctggtggtgcagctgctctaTCTGTCGTTTcgcggcgatggcagcaAGCGGCCGGTGCTCGAGCGCTTTGCGAGCGTGACCGGGGCAACGGAGCTGGACATAGTTGGGCTCACCGAGATGGCGGCTACGTCAGTGCGCGACCTGCACGTCGCCTTTCCCCCGCAGCTCTCCTACAACTCGTGGCTCAATGAGTCCGACACCCGTGAAAAGTCTGTGTACGGCGTGTTGCCGTCCGTGGCGGTGAAAGGGTCGGCGAATCAAGCGATGATTGTGTCGCAGGCGCCGATGTTGAAGGCGCTCGACGCCATCTCGCGTGTGCCATGGCGCATAAACAAGTACATGCTGCACGTGCAGGAGGCTATTGTGCGCGAGGGATTTGGGTTTGGCAAGATTCGGCCCGGCTTCTACCCTCTTCACTACTACTATATGAGCGACGGCGAAGTTAGGTACCCTTCAGATCGCCGCCGCTCGGCGTTGCTGAACGACaatgacgacgacgacggcgacgacctCGCTGCCGGTGACGTGTTCaatctgctgcagcggcggcagtgcatcCTGCAGCAGAAGCAAGACTGGAAGGAGCTGAgcgagctgcgcagcagccgtatTCATTACCTGCTTGGACTGCGCCAGGCCCGCTCCATCGTGCAGTTCTCGCACATCTATTTCCCCAATAGCATGGATTTTCGCGGTCGCATGTACCCGCTCCCGGGGCGGCTGAACCACACCGGGTCAGACCCGTTCCGTGGCCTGCTCGAGTACGCGGAGCCGAAGCCTCTGGGTGCAGTAGGGCTGTACTGGCTGAAGGTGCATCTGGCAAACAAGATGGGCATGAGCAAGCTATCCTTTGACGAGCGGGTGCACTACGTCGACGAGCACATGGAGGACGTCGTGCAGAGCGCCGAGAGCCCCCTGGTCGGCGATCGATGGTGGCAGGAGGCGAGCGAACCGATTCAGTGCCTCATGGCGTGCAAGGAGGTGGCGGACGCGATGAAGTGCTCGCAGGGCCCAGAGAAGTTCCTATCGCGGCTACCCGTCGCGGTGGATGGCAGCTACAATGGTCTGCAGCACTACTCCGCCATTGGTCGCGACGCGTTTGGCGCGAAACTGGTGAACTTGGTGCCGAGCGAGCGCCCTGCCGACGCCTACACGGGCATCCTGAAGGAGATGCTCAAGTCCATATGCATCGACGCCGGCCGCGATCAccaggtggcgcagcggtgcctcgGCACCGGCAGAGGCCAGGACAAGGATCACATCAAGCGCAAGACGATCAAGCGCCCCATCATGACACAGGTGTACGGTGTCACTAGCTACGGCATGTCAGAGCAGATTTTTGATGAGCTGGTGAAGCAGAACAAGAGCCACGGACTTTGGACGCACACGGACATGAAAGAGATGGCGGCGTACCTGCGTGACAAGGTGCTGGAGTCGCTCGGCATTACGTTCCGCGAAACCCAAAACTGCCGCAAGTGGATTAGTGAGGTGACCACGCTGCTCTGGAAAGTGCAACCGGCCGAGCTGCGCAACGCGCTGTGCTGGACTACCCCGCTCGGCCTTGTGGTTCGGCAGCCCTACAAGGTTCGCAACGAGTGCTCCCTGTTTACGCCCCACGGCTACAGCCGGGTACCTGGCGACTCCGTCGCCCCTGCGAGCCGCAAGCAGCTGACAGCCATTGCGCCGAATCTGATTCACTCGCTTGATGCGACGCATCTCGCCATGACTGCGCTGGAGATGCAGCATCAGGGGCTATCCATGATGGCGGTGCACGACTCTTACTGGACGTACGCGTGCGACATGCCGAAGTTGTCGCAGGTGTTGCGAGAGCAGTTCGTGAACCTGTACTCCAAGTACGACCCCTTGTGGGAGCTGAAGGAGCAGTGGGAGGAGACGTACTTCATGGacctgcggcggcacggcgtgAAGCTGCCAGACCCGCCCAAGCGCGGTGATCTGGACCTGAATGTGGTCCTCAACTCACCATACTTTTTCTCGTAG
- a CDS encoding translation factor sui1, putative: MEDTVEAIVNQQRETERAVLGGQKVHIRVQQRKGKKFVTTVQGLNQKLNFRRINREFQRRWGCNGTVISTPDAGTVIQLQGNWSENIKQFLLDEHMATENNLEIHSL; encoded by the coding sequence ATGGAGGACACCGTCGAGGCCATTGTGAACCAGCAGCGCGAGACCGAGAGAGCCGTCTTGGGCGGACAAAAAGTGCACAtccgcgtgcagcagcgcaagggCAAGAAGTTCGTGACGACAGTTCAGGGGCTCAACCAGAAGCTTAACTTCCGCCGCATCAACCGCGAGTTCCAGCGCCGCTGGGGTTGCAACGGGACTGTGATCAGCACTCCTGATGCGGGAACCGTCATCCAGCTGCAGGGCAACTGGAGCGAGAACATCAAGCAGTTCCTCTTAGACGAGCACATGGCGACAGAGAACAACCTCGAGATTCACTCTCTGTAA